From one Pirellulales bacterium genomic stretch:
- a CDS encoding penicillin acylase family protein yields the protein MRRFRLAIFASLLFGSTVPPVARGADEIDPSSLAQSVTIYRDEWGVPHIDAPTDEGVVFGFAFAQCEDYFWQVEDSYLQCLGRYAEVVGDAGLESDLLNHSFEVVRRSREDFPSLEPKLRSICAAYAAGFNHYLATHPQVKPRLITKLEPWNLIAFERFTLLNFIYGKARVPKKATRTLQDEIQAVVGSNAWAIGPAKTKAGTTMLFANPHQPWFGYGQFYEGHLHSGEGWSFSGSTFFGGPIPTIGHNDNLGWSHTVNNPDIVDVYRETFDSPDRLKYRYADGYKTAEEWQESIGVRTGDKVEPRKCTFRKTHHGPIMAKDDDTHYLAVRVAKIMEGSRLRQALDMTRARNFTDWRKAMAGLNLQMFNTVYADHDGNIFYVYNGTIPRRDPSFDWTKPVDGSNPKTEWNGLHTFDELPQVWNPPSGYVQNCNATPFAATDDGNPFQTDFPPYMVEEQNEDKRRSKVSRMLLRKLHGATFDDWQRLAFDTTLYWPLIEIPRYQRELELLKASNPELAAKAAPLIAHLADWDFRSSVTSTQTTLCAAWYQELYGTGYPAENLKPEYQESQAKRFEALLTAAAKIKALYGDWKVPWGDISRMQRHANQAEGALVPFDDKLSSIACPGAPGPLGIVFNTYYTPITPQRKKQYGIVGHSFVGVYEFSKNEKVKAATILQFGENADPSSPHFFDQAQLYVQQKFKPAWFDWDEVVAHAKVKYHPGDK from the coding sequence ATGCGCCGCTTCCGTCTGGCGATCTTCGCGTCTCTATTGTTCGGTTCGACAGTGCCCCCGGTCGCGCGCGGCGCCGACGAGATCGATCCCTCGTCGCTCGCACAGTCCGTCACGATCTATCGCGACGAGTGGGGGGTGCCGCACATCGACGCACCGACCGACGAGGGCGTGGTGTTCGGTTTTGCGTTCGCACAGTGCGAGGACTATTTCTGGCAGGTCGAGGATTCGTACCTGCAATGCCTGGGGCGCTATGCCGAGGTCGTGGGCGACGCCGGCCTGGAAAGCGATCTGTTGAACCATTCGTTCGAAGTGGTCCGCCGCTCGCGCGAGGACTTTCCTTCGCTCGAGCCGAAACTGCGCAGCATCTGCGCGGCGTACGCGGCCGGCTTCAACCATTACCTGGCGACGCATCCGCAAGTCAAGCCGCGGCTGATCACGAAGCTCGAGCCGTGGAATCTGATCGCCTTCGAGCGCTTCACGCTCTTGAACTTCATCTACGGCAAAGCCCGCGTGCCGAAGAAGGCCACGCGCACCCTGCAGGACGAAATCCAAGCCGTCGTCGGCTCCAACGCCTGGGCCATCGGTCCGGCGAAAACCAAGGCCGGCACGACCATGCTCTTTGCCAATCCGCACCAGCCCTGGTTCGGCTACGGGCAATTCTACGAAGGCCATCTGCACAGCGGCGAGGGTTGGAGCTTCTCGGGCTCGACGTTTTTCGGCGGCCCCATTCCCACGATCGGCCACAACGACAACCTGGGCTGGTCGCACACGGTGAACAATCCGGACATCGTCGACGTCTATCGCGAGACGTTCGATTCGCCTGACCGTCTGAAGTATCGCTACGCCGACGGCTACAAGACGGCCGAGGAGTGGCAGGAGTCGATCGGCGTGCGCACCGGCGACAAAGTCGAGCCGCGCAAATGCACGTTCCGCAAAACGCATCACGGCCCGATCATGGCCAAGGACGACGACACGCATTACCTGGCCGTCCGGGTCGCCAAGATCATGGAAGGGAGCCGGCTGCGGCAAGCGCTCGACATGACGCGGGCTCGCAATTTCACCGACTGGCGCAAGGCGATGGCCGGCCTCAACCTGCAAATGTTCAACACGGTGTACGCCGATCACGACGGCAATATTTTCTACGTCTACAACGGCACGATTCCGCGCCGCGATCCCAGTTTCGACTGGACCAAACCGGTCGATGGCAGCAATCCCAAGACCGAATGGAATGGCCTGCACACGTTCGACGAGCTGCCGCAAGTGTGGAATCCGCCGTCGGGCTACGTACAGAACTGCAACGCGACGCCGTTTGCGGCCACCGACGACGGCAATCCGTTCCAGACCGATTTCCCGCCGTACATGGTCGAAGAGCAGAACGAAGACAAAAGGCGCTCGAAGGTGTCGCGCATGCTTTTGCGCAAGCTGCACGGCGCGACGTTCGACGATTGGCAGCGGCTGGCTTTCGACACGACGCTGTACTGGCCGCTGATCGAGATTCCGCGCTACCAGCGCGAGCTGGAATTGTTGAAGGCGTCGAATCCCGAGCTGGCAGCCAAGGCCGCGCCCTTGATCGCGCACCTGGCCGATTGGGACTTCCGCTCGTCAGTGACCTCGACGCAAACCACGCTGTGCGCCGCCTGGTATCAGGAGCTGTACGGCACCGGCTACCCGGCCGAGAATCTCAAGCCCGAATATCAGGAGAGCCAGGCCAAGCGGTTCGAGGCCTTGCTCACGGCAGCCGCCAAGATCAAGGCCCTCTACGGCGATTGGAAGGTGCCGTGGGGCGATATCAGCCGCATGCAGCGGCATGCCAACCAGGCCGAGGGGGCACTCGTGCCGTTCGATGACAAGCTGTCGAGCATCGCCTGTCCCGGCGCGCCCGGCCCCTTGGGCATCGTCTTCAACACCTATTACACCCCCATCACGCCGCAGCGCAAAAAGCAGTACGGCATCGTCGGGCATTCGTTCGTGGGCGTGTACGAGTTCAGCAAGAACGAGAAAGTGAAGGCGGCCACGATCCTGCAATTCGGCGAGAACGCCGATCCCAGCTCGCCTCACTTTTTCGACCAGGCCCAGCTCTACGTGCAGCAGAAGTTCAAGCCGGCCTGGTTCGACTGGGACGAAGTCGTGGCGCACGCGAAGGTGAAGTACCACCCGGGCGACAAGTGA
- a CDS encoding DUF6690 family protein, translating into MAGRSKLFVALFLMTTVLPWVLSTSNGVSGLLARVMPAKGKDEAAKAEAVPGETEQPVAAAATAGDAATPKAAKPATPIHSLEEVLRFDVTTAWVLSNWPRVSANLAELDVQGYRVPLVTGTSDADVAGSLTYYFNQKQRVARITFFGTTGDTRRLVAFLESQYGFKRAQTPEPNLYIYQVKSWSWGKVTSELRMRPASVVRSDVPHSRFEVALLIDRPKSMD; encoded by the coding sequence ATGGCCGGCAGAAGCAAGTTGTTTGTCGCCCTGTTCTTGATGACCACCGTGCTGCCGTGGGTGCTTTCCACGAGTAACGGGGTCTCGGGGCTCTTGGCCCGCGTGATGCCGGCCAAGGGCAAGGACGAAGCGGCGAAAGCCGAGGCAGTGCCCGGCGAAACCGAGCAACCGGTCGCAGCAGCCGCTACGGCGGGTGATGCCGCTACGCCCAAGGCCGCCAAGCCGGCCACGCCCATCCATTCGCTGGAAGAAGTGCTCCGTTTCGACGTGACCACGGCTTGGGTGCTGTCGAATTGGCCGCGTGTCTCCGCCAATCTGGCCGAGCTCGACGTGCAAGGCTATCGCGTTCCGCTGGTCACGGGCACCAGTGATGCCGACGTGGCCGGTTCGCTGACGTACTATTTCAACCAGAAACAACGGGTCGCGCGGATCACCTTCTTCGGCACGACCGGCGACACGCGCCGCCTGGTGGCCTTCCTCGAATCGCAATACGGCTTCAAACGGGCGCAGACGCCCGAGCCGAATCTGTACATCTACCAGGTGAAGTCGTGGAGCTGGGGCAAGGTGACGAGCGAGCTGCGCATGCGCCCGGCGTCGGTCGTACGTAGCGACGTGCCGCACTCGCGCTTCGAAGTCGCGCTGTTGATCGACCGTCCCAAGTCGATGGACTGA